The following are encoded together in the Microcaecilia unicolor chromosome 12, aMicUni1.1, whole genome shotgun sequence genome:
- the LOC115481770 gene encoding nicotinamide N-methyltransferase-like: MEPDFTTSEMYQAHFDPKLYMETYYAGGSGHFFFDGYMQFILKNLCKTFTSGDVKGDLLIDIGSGPTVYQFLSACESFKEIIATDYADQNRKELESWLKEEPGAFDWSEVVKLACELEGDREKWTEKEAKVRRTVKRILKCDVTKSNPLEPLVLPAADCLLTCLCLQAACKDEDTFSCALKNLSSLLKPGGYLVMVGVLASKFYTVGQKKFYVLSVDKKLLKKALPESGFEILQLHTQNHSKAVHLSDYYGHYFIVARKQTNTS, translated from the exons ATGGAACCGGACTTCACCACCTCTGAAATGTACCAGGCGCATTTTGATCCCAAGCTGTATATGGAAACATACTATGCTGGTGGATCAGGGCATTTCTTTTTCGATGGCTACATGCAATTTATACTGAAGAATTTGTGTAAAACATTCACCTCAG GTGATGTAAAAGGAGACCTCCTGATAGACATTGGTTCCGGTCCCACCGTCTACCAGTTCCTTTCAGCCTGTGAATCCTTCAAAGAAATTATTGCCACTGATTACGCGGACCAAAATCGGAAGGAGTTGGAGTCATGGCTGAAGGAGGAGCCGGGGGCGTTTGACTGGAGTGAAGTGGTGAAGCTTGCATGTGAGCTGGAAGGTGACAG GGAGAAGTGGACTGAAAAGGAAGCCAAAGTGAGAAGAACAGTCAAACGCATTCTCAAGTGCGATGTCACCAAGAGCAACCCGCTGGAACCTCTGGTGCTGCCTGCAGCAGACTGCCTACTCACATGTCTGTGCTTGCAAGCTGCTTGCAAGGACGAGGACACTTTTTCTTGTGCTCTGAAAAATCTCTCGTCATTGCTGAAGCCAGGAGGGTATTTAGTAATGGTGGGAGTATTAGCTTCAAAGTTTTACACAGTCGGCCAGAAAAAATTCTATGTTTTATCCGTGGACAAGAAATTGCTGAAGAAAGCATTACCTGAATCAGGTTTTGAGATCCTGCAGCTGCACACTCAGAATCATTCTAAGGCAGTTCACCTGTCAGATTATTATGGGCACTATTTCATTGTTGCTCGCAAGCAAACTAACACCAGTTAG